In Citrus sinensis cultivar Valencia sweet orange chromosome 2, DVS_A1.0, whole genome shotgun sequence, a single genomic region encodes these proteins:
- the LOC102624463 gene encoding probable terpene synthase 9 isoform X1, whose product MELKLASLAYSSCVVNVQTCKILFSPSVAARGKNGRSRLIRNIASNNSTKPLQAKQRRSANYHPSIWNPELIESFTTDYTYELYAGRLEKLKQEAKELFASTKGSYDRLKLIDSLQRLGVAYHFEQEIEEAVNLLTKDDNTIKDLNETAFHFRILREHGHSISTAEVFDKFKNVDGRFDESLEADITGLLSLFEASFLGSVEEEDVLEEAKSFSTKHLNDYLLGKLETNILTEKLQQSLHIPLYWRMQRNEAQNFINLYPTDVPKNLVVLLELAKLDYNLVQSIHQKELKELARWWRELGFHETLTFSRDRLMENYLWAMGIVFEPQFTKCRIELTKFVCILTAIDDMYDIYGSLEELELFTDAVKRWDTGAMEKLPYNMKICYLAMLNFGNDLAYDILKNHGLNFLSYIKNEWANLCGSYLVEARWFSRGHKPTLKEYLGNAWTSVGGPAAIVHAYLLQAEECNLTEHSLINCLKDGYEIIYWSSLIARLSNDLGTSMAEIKRGDVAKSVQCCMNEEGISAEEARERIQGLLNYSWKKLNENRIAKSNCLPNTMVNMCLNMARTAQCIYQHGDGIGSSEGVTKDRLVSLILEPIPIEQ is encoded by the exons atggaattAAAATTAGCTTCCCTCGCTTACTCATCATGTGTTGTTAATGTTCAAACCTGTAAAATCTTGTTCTCACCAAGTGTTGCCGCAAGAGGTAAAAATGGGCGATCAAGATTAATTAGAAATATTGCTTCTAATAACTCCACTAAACCTTTGCAAGCGAAGCAACGGCGGTCGGCTAATTACCATCCTAGCATCTGGAATCCTGAACTCATAGAGTCATTTACCACTGATTATACA TATGAGTTGTATGCCGGCCGATTAGAGAAGTTGAAGCAAGAGGCTAAAGAGTTATTTGCATCCACCAAAGGATCTTATGACAGATTAAAGCTAATTGACTCATTGCAGAGGTTGGGAGTGGCCTATCATTTTGAACAAGAGATTGAAGAGGCTGTAAATCTACTCACAAAAGATGATAATACTATCAAGGATCTCAATGAAACAGCATTCCATTTTCGGATTCTACGGGAACATGGCCATTCAATTAGCACAG CagaagtgtttgataaattcaaaaacGTGGACGGGAGATTCGATGAGAGTTTAGAAGCGGACATAACAGGGCTTTTGAGTTTATTTGAAGCTTCATTCCTCGGAtcagttgaagaagaagatgtttTAGAAGAAGCCAAGAGTTTCAGCACTAAACATCTAAATGATTACTTATTGGGGAAATTGGAGACCAATATTCTTActgaaaaattacaacaatcaCTTCATATCCCGCTGTATTGGAGGATGCAGAGAAATGAGGctcaaaatttcatcaatCTATACCCAACAGATGTTCCAAAAAATTTGGTGGTGTTGCTGGAGCTAGCCAAATTGGATTACAATTTAGTACAATCCATACACCAAAAAGAACTTAAGGAGTTGGCAAG gTGGTGGAGAGAATTGGGTTTTCATGAGACACTAACATTTTCAAGAGACAGATTGATGGAGAACTATTTGTGGGCAATGGGCATAGTTTTTGAGCCCCAGTTTACTAAATGCAGGATTGAACTCACCAAATTTGTATGCATATTAACAGCCATTGATGACATGTACGATATATACGGATCATTAGAGGAGCTTGAACTCTTCACAGATGCAGTAAAAAg GTGGGATACTGGGGCCATGGAGAAACTGCCGTATAATATGAAGATTTGCTATTTGGCTATGTTGAACTTTGGAAATGACTTGGCATATGATATTCTCAAAAATCATGGCCTGAATTTTCTATCCTACATTAAGAATGAG TGGGCTAATCTTTGTGGATCGTATTTGGTAGAAGCAAGATGGTTTAGTAGAGGGCACAAGCCAACTTTGAAGGAGTACTTAGGAAATGCCTGGACTTCAGTGGGAGGCCCTGCAGCCATCGTCCATGCCTATTTGCTACAAGCCGAAGAATGCAACCTAACTGAGCACTCACTCATTAATTGCCTCAAAGATGGCTATGAGATTATATATTGGTCATCACTAATTGCTCGCCTTAGCAATGATTTGGGAACTTCCATG GCTGAGATTAAGAGAGGGGACGTGGCAAAATCTGTTCAGTGCTGCATGAATGAAGAAGGAATATCAGCAGAGGAAGCAAGAGAACGCATACAAGGTTTATTAAACTATTCATGGAAAAAGCTGAATGAGAATAGAATAGCTAAAAGTAATTGCCTCCCAAATACAATGGTGAATATGTGCTTAAACATGGCAAGAACTGCACAATGCATTTATCAGCACGGAGATGGTATTGGATCATCAGAAGGGGTCACTAAAGATCGTTTAGTCTCTTTGATCCTTGAGCCTATCCCTATcgaacaataa
- the LOC102618294 gene encoding probable terpene synthase 9 — MACSNNSIVACNGSNDPLQRRSANYHASIWNPELIESFTTPYTYELYANRLDELKQKAKDLFASAKESTSELLKLTDSVQKLGVAYHFEEEIKEAMNILKGDATIKDLNATSLHFRLLREHGHPVSTGVFDKFRKRDGRFHDNLREDIEGLLNLFEASFLGIEGEDVLEEANIFCTEHLKESLGTLGSKIILAEQVQQSLDIPSYWRMPRIEAQNFIKLYPTDDESSPILLTLAKLDYNLVQSIHQQELKELARWWSNLGFKEKLSFARDRLMENYLLVMGLCFKAQFSKCRIGLTKFVCILTAIDDIYDVYGSIDELELFTEAVNRWEIGAVLEELPEYMQICYLAMFNFGNELACDVMKIHGLNTLSYIKKEWENLCTSYLVEARWFSKGYTPTAKEYIENAWVSVGSPAAIVHAYILLQLQGSNALTENSLSCLKVEHGYDEMIYWSSLISRLSNDLGNSAVELKRGDVAKSIQCYMIEEGISEEEARDRIKSLIIYSWKKLNGKNLYKSDFPESMAKMCLDMSRTAHCIFHGDGIGTSTGVSRDRLVSLILEPIPVEL; from the exons ATGGCTTGCAGTAACAACTCAATAGTTGCTTGTAATGGCTCCAATGATCCGTTGCAACGGCGGTCAGCCAATTACCATGCGAGTATTTGGAACCCTGAACTCATAGAGTCCTTTACCACTCCTTATACT TACGAGTTGTATGCCAACAGATTAGATGAGTTGAAGCAAAAGGCTAAAGATTTGTTTGCATCCGCCAAAGAAAGCACTAGTGAACTATTAAAGCTAACTGACTCGGTGCAGAAGTTGGGAGTGGCATACCATTTTGAAGAAGAGATCAAAGAGGCCATGAATATTCTCAAAGGAGATGCTACCATCAAAGATCTTAATGCAACGTCACTGCATTTTCGCCTTCTACGTGAACACGGCCATCCAGTTAGTACAG gtgtgtttgataaattcagaAAAAGGGACGGGAGGTTCCATGACAATTTACGAGAAGACATAGAAGggcttttgaatttatttgaaGCTTCATTCCTTGGAATTGAAGGAGAGGATGTTCTAGAAGAAGccaatattttttgtactgAGCATCTAAAGGAGTCATTAGGGACGTTGGGGAGCAAAATCATACTGGCTGAGCAGGTACAACAATCTTTAGACATCCCTTCATATTGGAGGATGCCAAGAATTGAGGCTCAGAACTTCATCAAATTATACCCCACAGATGATGAAAGCAGTCCAATTTTGCTGACTCTAGCCAAGTTGGATTACAATTTAGTACAATCCATACACCAACAAGAACTGAAGGAGTTGGCAAG GTGGTGGAGTAATCTGGGTTTTAAAGAGAAACTAAGTTTTGCCAGAGACCGGTTGatggaaaattatttgttgGTGATGGGCCTTTGTTTCAAAGCACAGTTTTCTAAGTGCAGAATTGGCCTCACAAAATTTGTATGCATATTAACTGCGATTGATGACATTTATGATGTATATGGATCAATAGATGAGCTTGAACTCTTTACAGAAGCAGTGAA CCGGTGGGAAATTGGGGCAGTACTGGAGGAGCTGCCAGAATATATGCAGATTTGCTACTTGGCCATGTTTAACTTTGGAAATGAGTTGGCATGTGATGTTATGAAAATTCATGGCCTCAATACTCTATCCTACATTAAGAAAGAG TGGGAAAATCTGTGTACATCATACCTAGTAGAAGCCAGATGGTTTAGCAAAGGGTACACGCCAACTGCGAAGGAATACATAGAAAATGCATGGGTTTCAGTGGGAAGCCCTGCTGCCATTGTCCATGCCTATATCTTGCTACAACTCCAAGGAAGCAATGCCTTGACCGAAAATTCACTCAGCTGCCTCAAAGTCGAACATGGCTATGATGAGATGATATATTGGTCATCTCTCATCAGTCGGCTCAGTAACGATTTGGGAAATTCCGCGGTTGAGTTGAAGAGAGGCGACGTGGCGAAATCTATTCAGTGCTACATGATTGAAGAAGGCATatcagaagaagaagcaagGGACCGTATAAAAAGTTTGATAATTTACTCCTGGAAAAAGCTGAATGGCAAGAATCTTTATAAAAGTGATTTTCCAGAAAGCATGGCGAAAATGTGTTTAGACATGTCTAGAACTGCACATTGCATTTTCCATGGAGATGGTATAGGAACATCAACCGGGGTTTCTAGAGATCGTTTGGTCTCTTTAATACTTGAGCCTATACCAGTTGAATTGTAA
- the LOC102624463 gene encoding probable terpene synthase 9 isoform X2 yields the protein MELKLASLAYSSCVVNVQTCKILFSPSVAARGKNGRSRLIRNIASNNSTKPLQAKQRRSANYHPSIWNPELIESFTTDYTYELYAGRLEKLKQEAKELFASTKGSYDRLKLIDSLQRLGVAYHFEQEIEEAVNLLTKDDNTIKDLNETAFHFRILREHGHSISTEVFDKFKNVDGRFDESLEADITGLLSLFEASFLGSVEEEDVLEEAKSFSTKHLNDYLLGKLETNILTEKLQQSLHIPLYWRMQRNEAQNFINLYPTDVPKNLVVLLELAKLDYNLVQSIHQKELKELARWWRELGFHETLTFSRDRLMENYLWAMGIVFEPQFTKCRIELTKFVCILTAIDDMYDIYGSLEELELFTDAVKRWDTGAMEKLPYNMKICYLAMLNFGNDLAYDILKNHGLNFLSYIKNEWANLCGSYLVEARWFSRGHKPTLKEYLGNAWTSVGGPAAIVHAYLLQAEECNLTEHSLINCLKDGYEIIYWSSLIARLSNDLGTSMAEIKRGDVAKSVQCCMNEEGISAEEARERIQGLLNYSWKKLNENRIAKSNCLPNTMVNMCLNMARTAQCIYQHGDGIGSSEGVTKDRLVSLILEPIPIEQ from the exons atggaattAAAATTAGCTTCCCTCGCTTACTCATCATGTGTTGTTAATGTTCAAACCTGTAAAATCTTGTTCTCACCAAGTGTTGCCGCAAGAGGTAAAAATGGGCGATCAAGATTAATTAGAAATATTGCTTCTAATAACTCCACTAAACCTTTGCAAGCGAAGCAACGGCGGTCGGCTAATTACCATCCTAGCATCTGGAATCCTGAACTCATAGAGTCATTTACCACTGATTATACA TATGAGTTGTATGCCGGCCGATTAGAGAAGTTGAAGCAAGAGGCTAAAGAGTTATTTGCATCCACCAAAGGATCTTATGACAGATTAAAGCTAATTGACTCATTGCAGAGGTTGGGAGTGGCCTATCATTTTGAACAAGAGATTGAAGAGGCTGTAAATCTACTCACAAAAGATGATAATACTATCAAGGATCTCAATGAAACAGCATTCCATTTTCGGATTCTACGGGAACATGGCCATTCAATTAGCACAG aagtgtttgataaattcaaaaacGTGGACGGGAGATTCGATGAGAGTTTAGAAGCGGACATAACAGGGCTTTTGAGTTTATTTGAAGCTTCATTCCTCGGAtcagttgaagaagaagatgtttTAGAAGAAGCCAAGAGTTTCAGCACTAAACATCTAAATGATTACTTATTGGGGAAATTGGAGACCAATATTCTTActgaaaaattacaacaatcaCTTCATATCCCGCTGTATTGGAGGATGCAGAGAAATGAGGctcaaaatttcatcaatCTATACCCAACAGATGTTCCAAAAAATTTGGTGGTGTTGCTGGAGCTAGCCAAATTGGATTACAATTTAGTACAATCCATACACCAAAAAGAACTTAAGGAGTTGGCAAG gTGGTGGAGAGAATTGGGTTTTCATGAGACACTAACATTTTCAAGAGACAGATTGATGGAGAACTATTTGTGGGCAATGGGCATAGTTTTTGAGCCCCAGTTTACTAAATGCAGGATTGAACTCACCAAATTTGTATGCATATTAACAGCCATTGATGACATGTACGATATATACGGATCATTAGAGGAGCTTGAACTCTTCACAGATGCAGTAAAAAg GTGGGATACTGGGGCCATGGAGAAACTGCCGTATAATATGAAGATTTGCTATTTGGCTATGTTGAACTTTGGAAATGACTTGGCATATGATATTCTCAAAAATCATGGCCTGAATTTTCTATCCTACATTAAGAATGAG TGGGCTAATCTTTGTGGATCGTATTTGGTAGAAGCAAGATGGTTTAGTAGAGGGCACAAGCCAACTTTGAAGGAGTACTTAGGAAATGCCTGGACTTCAGTGGGAGGCCCTGCAGCCATCGTCCATGCCTATTTGCTACAAGCCGAAGAATGCAACCTAACTGAGCACTCACTCATTAATTGCCTCAAAGATGGCTATGAGATTATATATTGGTCATCACTAATTGCTCGCCTTAGCAATGATTTGGGAACTTCCATG GCTGAGATTAAGAGAGGGGACGTGGCAAAATCTGTTCAGTGCTGCATGAATGAAGAAGGAATATCAGCAGAGGAAGCAAGAGAACGCATACAAGGTTTATTAAACTATTCATGGAAAAAGCTGAATGAGAATAGAATAGCTAAAAGTAATTGCCTCCCAAATACAATGGTGAATATGTGCTTAAACATGGCAAGAACTGCACAATGCATTTATCAGCACGGAGATGGTATTGGATCATCAGAAGGGGTCACTAAAGATCGTTTAGTCTCTTTGATCCTTGAGCCTATCCCTATcgaacaataa